The proteins below are encoded in one region of Streptomyces ficellus:
- a CDS encoding DUF5941 domain-containing protein, with protein MSTAILTGPPVPGSPLEGDLRSLGFDVRVAADERETAALLAAVPAAQRVAVVDPRFVGHVHALRLALTDPRFPAASAPGAVTAQPEARAALTRALAPAAVPGAATPGTTVTAPAPTATEAPAAPAATGSSAPLPDRLAEALGAAGVAVHRPELGSLVAAVPTDPQGRKETRDAVEAVDDEAVRLRSAVKARDGFFTTFFVSPYSRYLARWCARRGLTPNQVTTASLVTALVAAGCAATGTRGGYVAAGLLLLFSFVLDCTDGQLARYSLQYSTMGAWLDATFDRAKEYAYYAGLALGAARGGDDVWALALAAMVLQTCRHVVDFSFNEANHDAAGNTSPTAALSDKLDAKGWTVWARRMIVLPIGERWAMIAVLTAVTTPRVVFWALLIGCAFAACYTTAGRLLRSLTRKARRTDRAARALADLADSGPLAQGFAGAFRKVPGTLAPVTALVGAAAVVAAAALAPLDGPWPAVAALAYAVTSGLAVARPLKGALDWLVPPVFRAAEYVTILLLAARSDAPQALPAAFGLVAAVAYHHYDTVYRIRGGTGAPPAWLVRTIGGHEGRTLVVAVLAAVLATGNGFSIALTALAVAVALVVLVESIRFWVSSGAPAVHDEGEPA; from the coding sequence CTGTCGACCGCCATCCTCACCGGTCCTCCGGTACCCGGATCGCCGCTCGAGGGTGATCTGCGGTCGCTGGGCTTCGACGTCCGGGTCGCCGCCGACGAGCGGGAGACCGCCGCGCTGCTCGCCGCCGTCCCGGCGGCCCAGCGCGTCGCGGTCGTCGACCCCCGCTTCGTGGGCCACGTCCACGCGCTGCGCCTCGCCCTGACGGACCCCCGCTTCCCCGCCGCCTCGGCCCCCGGTGCCGTCACGGCCCAGCCCGAGGCCCGCGCCGCGCTCACCCGGGCGCTGGCCCCGGCGGCCGTGCCCGGTGCGGCCACCCCCGGCACCACCGTGACCGCCCCGGCACCCACGGCCACCGAAGCCCCGGCGGCCCCGGCCGCCACCGGCTCGTCCGCCCCCCTGCCCGACCGCCTCGCCGAGGCGCTGGGCGCGGCGGGCGTCGCCGTGCACCGGCCCGAGCTGGGGTCGCTGGTCGCCGCCGTGCCCACCGACCCGCAGGGCCGCAAGGAGACGCGGGACGCCGTCGAGGCGGTCGACGACGAAGCCGTACGCCTGCGCTCCGCCGTGAAGGCCCGGGACGGCTTCTTCACCACCTTCTTCGTCAGCCCCTACTCGCGCTACCTCGCCCGCTGGTGCGCCCGCCGGGGCCTCACGCCCAACCAGGTCACCACCGCCTCCCTCGTCACCGCGCTGGTGGCGGCCGGATGCGCGGCGACCGGGACGCGCGGCGGCTATGTCGCGGCCGGGCTCCTGCTCCTCTTCTCCTTCGTGCTGGACTGCACCGACGGGCAGCTCGCCCGCTACTCGCTCCAGTACTCGACGATGGGCGCCTGGCTCGACGCGACCTTCGACCGGGCCAAGGAGTACGCCTACTACGCCGGCCTCGCGCTCGGCGCCGCCCGCGGCGGGGACGACGTGTGGGCGCTGGCCCTGGCCGCGATGGTCCTCCAGACCTGCCGCCACGTCGTGGACTTCTCCTTCAACGAGGCCAACCACGACGCCGCCGGCAACACCAGCCCCACCGCCGCGCTCTCCGACAAGCTCGACGCCAAGGGCTGGACGGTGTGGGCGCGCCGGATGATAGTCCTGCCCATCGGCGAACGCTGGGCCATGATCGCCGTCCTCACGGCGGTCACCACCCCCCGCGTCGTCTTCTGGGCCCTGCTGATCGGCTGCGCCTTCGCCGCCTGCTACACCACCGCCGGCCGCCTCCTGCGGTCGCTCACCCGCAAGGCCCGCCGCACCGACCGGGCCGCCCGGGCCCTGGCCGACCTCGCCGACTCCGGGCCGCTCGCCCAGGGCTTCGCCGGGGCGTTCCGGAAGGTGCCCGGCACCCTGGCGCCCGTCACCGCCCTCGTGGGCGCCGCCGCGGTCGTCGCCGCGGCGGCCCTCGCCCCGCTCGACGGCCCCTGGCCCGCGGTCGCCGCCCTCGCCTACGCCGTGACCTCCGGCCTCGCCGTCGCCCGCCCCCTCAAGGGCGCCCTCGACTGGCTCGTCCCGCCCGTCTTCCGGGCCGCGGAGTACGTCACGATCCTGCTGCTCGCCGCCCGCTCGGACGCCCCGCAGGCGCTTCCCGCCGCATTCGGCCTGGTGGCGGCCGTCGCCTACCATCACTACGACACGGTCTACCGCATCCGCGGCGGCACCGGCGCGCCGCCCGCGTGGCTGGTGCGGACGATCGGCGGCCACGAGGGCCGCACGCTGGTGGTGGCGGTCCTCGCCGCGGTCCTGGCGACCGGGAACGGCTTCAGCATCGCGCTCACCGCCCTCGCGGTGGCCGTCGCACTGGTCGTGCTCGTGGAGTCCATCCGCTTCTGGGTGTCCTCCGGAGCACCCGCAGTACACGACGAAGGAGAACCCGCATGA
- the galE gene encoding UDP-glucose 4-epimerase GalE: MTWLITGGTGYIGAHVSLAMAEAGERVVVLDDVSTGVPERLPAGIPLVRGSLGDRELVDRTMAAHGVTGVVHLAAKKQVGESVEQPLRYYRENVHGLTVLLEAAVAAGVERFLFSSSAAVYGVPDVELIDEDTPAVPINPYGETKLTGEWLVRATGRAHGMATACLRYFNVAGAVRPGLADTGVFNIIPMFFDRITRGEAPRIFGDDYPTPDGTCVRDYIHVADVADAHLAVARRLATGDGHGDLTLNVGRGEGVSVRRLADLVAEVTGHGREPVVEPRRAGDAPRAVASVARITGELGWSASLGVREMVESAWEGWCHHHPGARAAAHPGAHSGAPAR, translated from the coding sequence ATGACGTGGTTGATCACAGGCGGTACGGGATATATCGGCGCTCATGTGAGCCTGGCCATGGCGGAGGCCGGGGAGCGGGTCGTCGTCCTGGACGACGTCTCGACGGGGGTGCCGGAGCGGCTGCCGGCCGGGATCCCGCTGGTGCGGGGCTCGCTGGGCGACCGGGAGCTGGTGGACCGGACGATGGCCGCGCACGGAGTGACCGGTGTGGTGCATCTCGCGGCGAAGAAGCAGGTGGGTGAGTCCGTCGAGCAGCCGCTGCGCTACTACCGGGAGAACGTGCACGGGCTGACCGTGCTGCTGGAGGCCGCGGTCGCCGCGGGGGTCGAGCGGTTCCTCTTCTCCTCGTCGGCCGCGGTGTACGGGGTGCCGGACGTGGAGCTGATCGACGAGGACACCCCGGCGGTGCCGATCAACCCGTACGGCGAGACGAAGCTCACCGGCGAGTGGCTGGTGCGGGCCACCGGCCGGGCGCACGGGATGGCGACGGCGTGCCTGCGCTACTTCAACGTCGCCGGGGCGGTCCGGCCCGGGCTGGCGGACACCGGGGTGTTCAACATCATCCCGATGTTCTTCGACCGGATCACGCGCGGCGAGGCACCCCGGATCTTCGGCGACGACTACCCGACCCCGGACGGCACGTGCGTCCGGGACTACATCCACGTCGCGGACGTCGCCGACGCCCACCTCGCCGTGGCACGCCGCCTGGCCACCGGGGACGGCCACGGGGACCTGACGCTGAACGTCGGCCGCGGCGAGGGCGTGTCCGTACGGCGGCTCGCCGACCTCGTGGCGGAGGTCACCGGTCACGGCCGGGAGCCGGTGGTGGAGCCGCGGCGGGCCGGGGACGCGCCGAGGGCGGTGGCGTCGGTGGCGCGGATCACCGGGGAGCTGGGCTGGAGTGCTTCGCTCGGAGTGCGCGAGATGGTCGAGTCGGCGTGGGAGGGCTGGTGCCACCACCACCCCGGGGCCCGCGCCGCGGCACACCCGGGCGCCCACTCCGGCGCGCCCGCCCGCTGA
- a CDS encoding cation diffusion facilitator family transporter, whose translation MGAGHDHGHGHGHGGPPPTGTAAAAYRGRLRIALTITLAVMVAEIVGGVLADSLALIADAAHMATDAVGLAMALLAIHFASRPADQRRTFGFARAEILAALANCVLLLGVGGYLLFEAVQRFITPAETRGGVAIAFALFGLVANMASLSLLVRGQKESLNVRGAYLEVLADALGSVTVLISAAIILATGWQAADPIASLLIGLMIVPRTLKLLRETLDVLLEAAPKGVDMAEVRAHILALPGVQDVHDLHAWTITSGMPVLSAHVVVHQEALDSVGHEKLLHELQGCLGDHFDVEHCTFQLEPSGHAAHEKLCH comes from the coding sequence ATGGGGGCAGGGCACGATCACGGTCACGGACACGGACACGGCGGTCCACCCCCGACGGGGACCGCCGCGGCCGCGTACAGGGGCCGGCTGCGCATCGCGCTCACGATCACCCTGGCGGTCATGGTGGCGGAGATCGTGGGCGGCGTCCTCGCCGACTCCCTGGCACTGATCGCCGACGCCGCGCACATGGCGACCGACGCCGTCGGTCTCGCGATGGCGCTGCTGGCCATCCACTTCGCGAGCCGCCCCGCCGACCAGCGGCGCACGTTCGGCTTCGCGCGGGCCGAGATCCTGGCGGCGCTGGCCAACTGCGTGCTGCTGCTCGGCGTGGGCGGCTACCTGCTGTTCGAGGCGGTGCAGCGGTTCATCACCCCGGCCGAGACCAGGGGCGGGGTGGCGATCGCGTTCGCCCTGTTCGGCCTGGTCGCCAACATGGCGTCGCTCTCCCTCCTCGTACGGGGGCAGAAGGAGAGCCTGAACGTCCGGGGCGCGTACCTGGAGGTGCTGGCGGACGCACTGGGTTCGGTGACCGTGCTGATCTCGGCCGCGATCATCCTGGCCACCGGCTGGCAGGCGGCCGACCCGATCGCGTCCCTGCTGATCGGGCTCATGATCGTGCCCCGCACGCTGAAACTGCTGCGGGAGACGCTGGACGTCCTGCTGGAGGCGGCACCCAAGGGCGTGGACATGGCGGAGGTGCGGGCCCACATACTGGCCCTGCCGGGCGTGCAGGACGTCCACGACCTGCACGCGTGGACCATCACGTCCGGGATGCCGGTGCTGTCGGCGCACGTGGTGGTGCACCAGGAGGCGCTCGACTCGGTCGGGCACGAGAAGCTGCTGCACGAGCTCCAGGGATGCCTGGGCGACCACTTCGACGTCGAGCACTGCACGTTCCAGCTGGAGCCCAGCGGCCATGCCGCGCACGAGAAGCTCTGTCACTGA
- a CDS encoding bifunctional class I SAM-dependent methyltransferase/N-acetyltransferase: MSDNALFDAFFALHHGLPRQGPGSDATTRRLLSLAGPLPDRPRALDLGCGPGRSALLLAAEAGAEVTAVDLHQPFLAELRRAADARGLGDTIRTLRADMGRLPHPDGSFDLVWAESSAYSIGFDEALRSWKRLLAPGGTLVLTECEWTADEPSPEARAFWEQHYPLRTHRENTAAAVGAGYHVLGTYAQPESDWAEYYGPLGERADAADPAAPGMAEALAATRAEIAMRRDHGTEYGYTGFVLRPADPRWRTRPEADADAAAVRAVNLAAFETAAEADLVDRLREDTAAWLPGLSYVAEAPDGTVAAYALITRCRVGDAPAAALAPVAVAPAYQRQGAGQAVVRAVLDAARLGGERLVLVLGHPEYYPRFGFGPASRYGIGAPFDVPDEAMMALDLEGSGRVPMGTIHYPPAFGA, from the coding sequence TTGTCCGACAACGCACTGTTCGACGCCTTCTTCGCCCTGCACCACGGTCTGCCGCGGCAGGGCCCCGGTTCCGACGCGACCACCCGCCGCCTCCTCTCCCTGGCCGGCCCGCTTCCCGACCGGCCGCGCGCGCTGGACCTGGGCTGCGGCCCCGGCCGGTCCGCGCTGCTGCTGGCCGCGGAGGCCGGCGCCGAGGTGACGGCCGTCGACCTGCACCAGCCGTTCCTGGCCGAGCTGCGCCGGGCAGCCGACGCCCGCGGGCTCGGCGACACCATCCGTACCCTCCGGGCCGACATGGGCCGGCTCCCCCACCCCGACGGGTCGTTCGACCTCGTCTGGGCGGAGAGCTCGGCGTACTCGATCGGCTTCGACGAGGCGCTGCGCTCCTGGAAGCGGCTCCTCGCACCCGGCGGGACGCTCGTGCTCACCGAGTGCGAGTGGACGGCCGACGAGCCGAGCCCGGAGGCCCGCGCCTTCTGGGAGCAGCACTACCCGCTGCGGACGCACCGGGAGAACACCGCGGCGGCCGTCGGCGCGGGCTACCACGTACTCGGGACGTACGCCCAGCCCGAGAGCGACTGGGCCGAGTACTACGGTCCGCTCGGCGAGCGCGCCGACGCGGCCGACCCCGCCGCGCCCGGCATGGCGGAGGCGCTCGCCGCGACCCGCGCGGAGATCGCCATGCGCCGCGACCACGGCACCGAGTACGGCTACACCGGCTTCGTGCTGCGCCCCGCCGACCCCCGCTGGCGTACGCGACCGGAGGCGGACGCGGACGCCGCCGCCGTACGGGCGGTCAACCTGGCCGCGTTCGAGACGGCGGCGGAGGCCGATCTGGTCGACCGGCTCCGCGAGGACACGGCGGCCTGGCTGCCGGGCCTGTCGTACGTCGCCGAGGCCCCGGACGGCACGGTCGCCGCGTACGCGCTGATCACCCGGTGCCGTGTCGGGGACGCCCCGGCCGCCGCGCTGGCGCCGGTCGCGGTGGCGCCCGCGTACCAGCGGCAGGGCGCCGGGCAGGCGGTGGTCCGCGCGGTGCTGGACGCGGCCCGGCTGGGCGGGGAGCGGCTGGTCCTGGTCCTCGGGCATCCGGAGTACTACCCGAGGTTCGGTTTCGGGCCGGCCTCGCGGTACGGGATCGGGGCGCCGTTCGACGTGCCGGACGAGGCCATGATGGCGCTCGACCTGGAGGGTTCCGGGCGGGTACCGATGGGCACGATCCACTATCCACCGGCGTTCGGCGCCTGA
- the idi gene encoding isopentenyl-diphosphate Delta-isomerase → MPTTPATAANSSSNGTAPSIMLELVDENGTTIGTAEKLAAHQAPGQLHRAFSVFLFDEEGRLLLQRRALGKYHSPGVWSNTCCGHPYPGEAPFTAAARRVHEELGVSPSLLAEAGTVRYNHPDPASGLVEQEFNHLFVGMVQAPLRPDPEEVEETAFVTARELTDRHAADPFSAWFMTVLDSARPAIKELTGETGGW, encoded by the coding sequence ATGCCGACCACACCAGCCACCGCGGCGAACAGCTCGTCGAACGGGACCGCGCCGTCGATCATGCTCGAACTGGTCGACGAGAACGGCACCACCATCGGCACCGCGGAGAAGCTGGCCGCCCACCAGGCGCCCGGGCAACTGCACCGGGCGTTCTCGGTGTTCCTCTTCGACGAGGAGGGGCGGCTGCTGCTGCAGCGCCGGGCACTGGGGAAGTACCACTCCCCCGGCGTCTGGTCGAACACGTGCTGCGGGCATCCGTACCCGGGCGAGGCGCCCTTCACCGCGGCCGCCCGGCGCGTCCACGAGGAGCTCGGGGTGTCCCCGTCGCTGCTCGCCGAGGCGGGCACGGTCCGCTACAACCATCCGGACCCGGCGTCGGGCCTGGTGGAGCAGGAGTTCAACCACCTGTTCGTGGGGATGGTCCAAGCTCCGCTGCGGCCGGACCCGGAGGAGGTGGAGGAGACGGCGTTCGTGACGGCGCGTGAGCTGACCGACCGGCACGCCGCGGATCCGTTCTCCGCCTGGTTCATGACGGTGCTGGACTCGGCTCGCCCGGCGATCAAGGAGCTGACAGGGGAGACCGGGGGCTGGTGA